The Desulfosporosinus acidiphilus SJ4 genome has a window encoding:
- a CDS encoding acyl-CoA dehydratase activase gives MKQAGLDLGSVNTKLVVLENGEQIYRQVIPSRFDSVQAGIILLKSYVEEQGEKPEKLVVTGYGRVNFPEGRVITEISCQGRGCHHYFPDYELILDLGGQDAKVIRKNRQGKVIQFIMNDKCAAGTGRFLDVILKGLDLTTEELSLAAEATPMPINSMCTVFAESEVITMLAKGTPKPEVIAGLFKSTAKRLANFVESVGHPDPLIFTGGGAHYDLLVRFLERELKVNIVIPPEPELTAAFGAALLA, from the coding sequence ATGAAGCAAGCGGGGTTAGATCTCGGCTCGGTTAATACAAAGCTCGTCGTCTTAGAAAATGGGGAACAGATTTACCGGCAAGTTATCCCCTCTCGATTCGATTCGGTACAGGCAGGTATTATTTTACTTAAATCTTATGTAGAGGAGCAGGGAGAAAAACCCGAGAAGCTTGTGGTCACGGGGTATGGACGGGTAAACTTTCCCGAAGGGCGGGTAATCACTGAAATCTCTTGTCAGGGCAGAGGTTGTCATCATTATTTTCCTGATTATGAGCTAATTCTTGATTTAGGAGGCCAGGATGCTAAAGTCATCAGGAAAAATAGACAAGGCAAGGTTATTCAGTTTATTATGAATGATAAGTGTGCTGCCGGAACCGGGCGCTTTTTGGATGTTATCCTCAAGGGATTAGATCTGACGACGGAGGAATTGAGTTTAGCGGCAGAAGCGACTCCAATGCCTATTAATTCCATGTGCACGGTGTTTGCTGAATCGGAAGTAATTACCATGCTGGCGAAAGGAACTCCTAAACCTGAAGTCATTGCCGGGCTTTTCAAAAGTACAGCTAAACGTCTTGCTAATTTTGTCGAGTCAGTAGGGCATCCTGACCCTCTGATTTTCACAGGTGGGGGCGCTCATTATGATCTTCTGGTCCGCTTCCTCGAAAGAGAGTTAAAGGTGAATATTGTGATTCCCCCGGAACCAGAACTCACCGCGGCTTTTGGTGCCGCCCTGCTCGCCTGA
- a CDS encoding rubredoxin, producing the protein MSEECKMWQCQMQSCGYIYNSEKGCKKSKISAGVPFEELPDTWKCPLCGASKKAFKPV; encoded by the coding sequence ATGAGTGAAGAGTGTAAAATGTGGCAATGCCAAATGCAAAGTTGTGGTTATATCTATAATTCTGAAAAGGGTTGTAAGAAAAGTAAAATATCTGCGGGTGTACCTTTTGAAGAGCTGCCAGACACCTGGAAATGTCCATTATGCGGTGCCAGCAAGAAAGCGTTTAAACCGGTGTAA
- a CDS encoding ATP-binding protein, translating to MNVKFGSLFLISPETASEAMQPKGTLTLKTYQTGDSIALEVLDQGSGISQVILERLGTPFQTTKEGGTGIGLSTCFNIAERHNAKIEVTSSPTGTRFIVRFKDSCKKHL from the coding sequence ATGAACGTGAAATTCGGCAGCTTATTCTTAATCTCACCAGAAACGGCTTCCGAAGCAATGCAGCCTAAAGGGACTTTAACTCTAAAAACATATCAAACAGGAGATAGTATTGCACTGGAGGTACTGGATCAGGGATCGGGCATCAGTCAGGTAATCTTGGAACGTTTAGGCACCCCTTTTCAAACAACGAAAGAAGGCGGAACAGGTATTGGCCTATCGACTTGTTTCAATATTGCCGAACGGCATAATGCTAAAATTGAGGTAACCTCTTCCCCTACCGGCACAAGATTTATTGTTCGTTTTAAAGACTCTTGCAAAAAGCATTTATGA
- a CDS encoding PAS domain-containing protein has protein sequence MKINHKSGLGLNVSISEVSPEELNKLKNVFLNFNYVFIINYLDGHIKYSNPVLPSLLGLTPENFKNKTAQEIILQFVHPDDQELSIQAVKEAIQGNHIHGFMNRYHLPDGSYQRFSWMLIPIIKDQVIYAIACPAAEDRIMINSVSEKRDVKIYNIFHNISDYFYVLDNKWQFVYFNNSAAQLFSTFKNEITLGKYYWDVFPEADDLYFLKFTEAKITQRHIYFEAFSVLTRSWVRVNVYPSPGGLSVYFRDISDQKNLEKSLDDERKRLYGILNGLPGLVYLRTFEGKILFANQKFKEIHGEPENRKCHELLFNREMPCDYCRMGLNEEATGPIQWQCVIRDAIYEVYQHPFEDFDGTQLFLMQLLDITKRKLAEEEIARLDRLNLVGELAASIAHEVRNPMTTVRGFLQILKSRDITKENTEYFDLMISELDRANSILNEFLSVAKSNSKPLTRIKLNHLVDSLYPLIMADATNQDKLVVLETEEVPELMVDEREIRQLILNLTRNGFRSNAA, from the coding sequence ATGAAAATTAATCACAAGTCGGGTTTGGGTTTGAATGTTTCTATTTCAGAGGTTTCACCAGAAGAGCTTAATAAGCTTAAAAATGTTTTTTTGAATTTTAATTATGTGTTTATTATTAATTATTTGGACGGACATATCAAATACAGTAATCCTGTTTTGCCATCTCTCCTTGGATTAACTCCGGAAAATTTCAAGAATAAAACAGCGCAAGAAATCATTCTGCAATTTGTTCATCCTGATGATCAGGAACTTTCAATTCAAGCCGTTAAAGAAGCAATTCAAGGAAACCATATCCATGGGTTCATGAATCGTTATCATCTTCCTGACGGCAGCTATCAGCGATTCTCCTGGATGCTGATCCCCATTATTAAGGATCAAGTTATCTACGCCATTGCTTGCCCGGCTGCCGAAGATAGGATTATGATTAACAGCGTTTCTGAAAAACGTGATGTTAAAATCTATAATATCTTTCATAATATTTCAGATTACTTTTATGTTCTAGATAACAAGTGGCAATTTGTATATTTTAATAATTCTGCCGCCCAGCTATTTTCAACATTCAAGAACGAAATAACCCTAGGAAAATATTATTGGGATGTCTTTCCTGAAGCGGATGACTTATATTTCCTAAAATTTACAGAGGCAAAAATCACTCAAAGGCATATCTATTTTGAAGCCTTCTCTGTCCTAACGCGAAGTTGGGTCAGGGTTAACGTATATCCATCTCCGGGAGGCCTTTCCGTTTATTTTAGAGATATATCCGATCAGAAGAATTTAGAGAAATCTTTAGATGATGAGCGGAAACGTCTCTATGGGATTTTAAATGGGCTCCCCGGTTTAGTCTATTTGCGAACCTTTGAAGGGAAAATTCTTTTTGCCAATCAGAAATTTAAGGAGATTCATGGCGAACCGGAAAACCGAAAATGCCACGAACTCCTCTTTAACAGAGAGATGCCTTGTGATTACTGTCGTATGGGGTTGAATGAAGAAGCAACCGGCCCAATTCAATGGCAATGTGTTATAAGAGATGCTATCTATGAGGTGTACCAGCATCCTTTCGAGGACTTTGACGGAACACAATTATTTCTCATGCAGCTCCTGGATATCACCAAGCGCAAGCTTGCCGAAGAGGAAATAGCCCGTTTAGACAGGTTAAATCTCGTAGGAGAGCTGGCAGCAAGCATTGCCCATGAGGTTCGCAATCCAATGACAACTGTCCGCGGCTTTCTGCAAATCTTAAAGAGCAGGGACATAACTAAGGAAAACACAGAGTATTTTGATCTCATGATTAGTGAACTTGATCGGGCAAATAGTATTCTCAATGAATTCTTATCTGTGGCGAAATCAAATAGTAAGCCGCTGACACGAATAAAACTCAACCACCTAGTAGACTCTTTATACCCACTCATCATGGCAGATGCTACTAACCAAGACAAACTCGTTGTACTCGAAACGGAGGAAGTCCCTGAACTGATGGTAGATGAACGTGAAATTCGGCAGCTTATTCTTAATCTCACCAGAAACGGCTTCCGAAGCAATGCAGCCTAA
- a CDS encoding IS1182 family transposase, which produces MFSIRQERLFSLEEILEMSPKESYPLLLDPLNITPLLRVVSKKAFLGAPTTLNYSAMIYSLFIRVIERIPTIKDLRKRLKNSLEFRFDCGFTMADAVPSESSYTRMIQKIKGSSALEKIQNELVSQAFQEGFIDGDVIAIDATHIEARDRKPEKKKDEEVPVKQTSKKRGRKPKSEREKWLKEQQELEENRPLFEKKIEAQLPLDFKTIEQQIPQDPHWGIKKNSEGKNVFWFGFKGHLLVDCKSQYILKSLLSSGNVNDGKMAIPLLKALHELHPQLKPSYSLLDAGYDYSPIYQQAKAMGSRALIDYNPRNEQLPEDKDKYFCPKCQEGHSYRYDSYDSRYDTLKYTQPKKCKECPLKENNQCQKVFKVKVSSDPRKYTVPARGSGRYFELYKQRTAVERVNAYLKEYFQLNNIRHRGNVAKIDFEFSILTYTLCKLAVDRLNKFKRIAAA; this is translated from the coding sequence ATGTTTAGTATTCGCCAAGAACGTCTATTTTCCTTGGAAGAAATCTTAGAAATGTCACCGAAAGAATCGTATCCGCTTCTATTGGATCCGCTGAATATTACTCCTTTGTTGAGAGTGGTTTCAAAAAAGGCATTTTTGGGAGCTCCAACCACGCTTAACTATTCAGCCATGATCTATTCTTTATTCATTCGAGTGATCGAACGAATTCCTACGATCAAAGATTTACGAAAACGATTAAAAAACAGCTTGGAATTCCGTTTCGACTGCGGCTTTACGATGGCTGATGCAGTTCCTAGCGAGTCCTCTTATACTCGAATGATTCAAAAAATCAAGGGTTCTTCTGCTTTGGAAAAAATTCAAAATGAACTAGTCTCTCAGGCGTTTCAAGAAGGCTTCATCGATGGGGATGTTATAGCCATCGATGCTACTCATATTGAAGCGAGAGACCGTAAACCTGAGAAAAAGAAAGACGAAGAGGTTCCAGTCAAGCAAACCTCCAAAAAACGCGGACGAAAACCCAAATCGGAACGGGAGAAATGGCTCAAAGAACAACAGGAACTGGAAGAGAATCGACCCCTCTTTGAGAAGAAAATTGAAGCTCAACTTCCTCTTGATTTCAAGACGATCGAACAGCAAATCCCGCAAGATCCTCACTGGGGAATTAAGAAAAACTCCGAGGGCAAAAACGTCTTTTGGTTCGGGTTCAAAGGTCATCTTCTCGTGGACTGTAAAAGCCAATACATTTTAAAGTCCTTACTTTCCTCGGGAAATGTCAATGATGGCAAAATGGCGATTCCTCTACTCAAGGCTCTTCATGAACTTCACCCCCAGCTGAAGCCTTCCTATTCGCTTTTGGATGCTGGTTACGATTACAGCCCAATTTACCAACAAGCAAAAGCCATGGGGTCAAGGGCCCTGATTGATTACAATCCACGCAATGAACAACTACCCGAAGACAAGGACAAATACTTTTGCCCTAAGTGTCAAGAAGGTCATTCCTACCGATATGATAGCTATGATTCCCGATACGACACGTTGAAATATACTCAACCCAAGAAGTGCAAAGAGTGTCCTCTGAAAGAAAACAACCAGTGTCAAAAGGTATTCAAGGTTAAGGTTTCCTCAGACCCCAGAAAATACACCGTTCCAGCCAGAGGAAGTGGGCGCTACTTTGAACTCTATAAACAGAGAACAGCCGTAGAACGTGTTAATGCTTATCTCAAAGAGTACTTTCAGTTAAACAACATTCGACATCGAGGAAACGTAGCCAAAATCGACTTCGAGTTTTCTATCCTGACCTATACCCTCTGCAAATTAGCCGTAGACCGATTGAACAAGTTCAAACGTATAGCTGCAGCATAA
- a CDS encoding citrate/2-methylcitrate synthase: protein MTNFKQIDRKILADLSKVSEKNSFINPELYSKYQVKRGLRDLDGRGVLVGLTEIGEVHSYILDEGEIIQVPGRLIYRGYDISDLVKGFTEDDRFGFEETAYLLLFGHLPNQKDLEEFNQVLAGYEKLPEDFARDFILKSPSKDIMNALARSVLALYSFDTNPDDTSINNVLKQCLHLIACFPSLAVYGYQALSHYHGNQSLFIHSPRPELRTAENILSMLRPDSNYTKLEAKLLDLALVLHAEHGGGNNSTFVTHVVTSTGTDTYSAMSAAIGALKGPRHGGANIKVVRMFEDIKNQVKDWEDDEEIERYLTQILTKDAFDRSGLIYGIGHAVYSISDPRTVILKDYAAKLAREKGLDNEFNLYTSVERLAPGVIAKFNKMYKTVSANIDFYSGFVYKMLNIPVEMYAPMFAIARIAGWSAHRIEEIVNAGKIIRPAYKSVAQRQNYLDLSERI from the coding sequence ATGACAAATTTTAAACAGATTGACAGGAAAATTCTTGCCGACTTAAGTAAGGTTTCTGAAAAAAACAGTTTTATTAATCCGGAATTATACAGCAAATATCAAGTCAAACGAGGACTTAGGGATTTAGATGGGAGAGGTGTTCTTGTCGGTTTAACAGAAATCGGTGAGGTGCATTCCTATATCCTGGATGAAGGTGAAATTATTCAAGTCCCGGGCCGTTTAATTTATCGGGGGTACGACATATCGGATTTGGTCAAAGGATTTACTGAGGATGACCGTTTTGGTTTCGAAGAGACCGCCTATCTGCTGCTTTTCGGACATCTTCCAAACCAGAAAGATCTAGAGGAGTTTAACCAGGTTTTGGCAGGTTATGAGAAGCTGCCTGAGGACTTTGCTCGTGATTTTATCCTGAAATCCCCCAGTAAAGATATCATGAATGCTCTTGCCAGGAGTGTTCTGGCCTTGTATTCCTTTGATACAAACCCTGACGATACATCCATTAATAATGTACTGAAACAATGTCTGCATCTGATTGCCTGTTTCCCATCCCTAGCGGTGTATGGATATCAAGCATTGTCCCATTACCATGGCAACCAAAGCCTTTTTATTCATAGTCCGCGCCCGGAATTAAGAACTGCAGAGAACATCCTGTCTATGTTAAGGCCAGATAGTAACTATACGAAACTTGAAGCCAAACTCCTTGATCTTGCTCTGGTGCTTCATGCCGAACATGGCGGCGGAAATAATTCAACCTTTGTCACTCATGTCGTAACTTCAACCGGTACCGATACCTATTCGGCAATGTCAGCAGCCATTGGCGCTCTCAAAGGCCCGAGGCATGGCGGGGCAAATATTAAGGTGGTTAGGATGTTCGAAGATATTAAAAATCAAGTTAAGGATTGGGAAGATGATGAAGAGATAGAGCGTTATCTTACTCAGATCCTCACTAAGGATGCTTTTGACCGGTCTGGGTTGATATATGGGATCGGTCACGCCGTCTATTCTATTTCGGATCCGAGAACTGTCATTCTTAAAGATTATGCTGCTAAACTGGCCCGGGAAAAGGGCTTAGACAATGAGTTTAACCTGTACACTTCGGTGGAAAGACTTGCTCCGGGAGTCATTGCTAAGTTTAATAAGATGTATAAAACAGTCAGCGCTAATATCGACTTTTATTCCGGATTTGTTTATAAAATGCTTAATATCCCGGTGGAAATGTACGCGCCAATGTTTGCTATTGCCCGTATAGCAGGTTGGAGTGCTCATCGAATTGAGGAAATCGTTAATGCCGGAAAAATTATTCGGCCGGCTTATAAAAGTGTGGCCCAAAGACAAAACTATCTTGATTTGTCAGAAAGAATCTAA
- a CDS encoding MerR family transcriptional regulator has protein sequence MEYTVQKLGQLAGVSSRTLRYYDEIGILKPARINSSGYRIYGDSEINRLQQILFYRELGLNLEKIKEIVTSPFFDEAKALREHRVQLLDKRRQLDLLIANLDKSIALKEGKITMMDHEKFEGFKQRLIEDNEANYGQEARERYGDKAVDQSNQKVKGMTQEEYSAVTGLEAEFKETIHAAFLTGDPAGELAQRAADLHRRWLSFFWDGYSKEAHAGIAQMYVDDERFKAYYDEKQPGTAAFLREAVLIYTGIK, from the coding sequence ATGGAATACACTGTGCAAAAGCTTGGTCAGTTGGCGGGTGTGAGTTCGAGAACCTTGAGATATTATGATGAAATAGGAATTCTAAAGCCGGCAAGAATTAATTCATCAGGATATCGGATTTATGGTGATTCTGAGATTAATCGACTGCAGCAAATTCTCTTTTATCGCGAGCTGGGATTAAATCTCGAAAAGATAAAGGAGATTGTAACTTCGCCTTTCTTTGATGAAGCCAAAGCACTGAGGGAACACCGTGTGCAGCTTCTGGACAAACGCAGGCAATTGGATTTATTGATAGCTAATCTTGATAAATCTATTGCCTTAAAAGAGGGGAAGATCACTATGATGGATCATGAAAAGTTTGAAGGTTTTAAGCAAAGGCTGATTGAGGATAACGAAGCAAACTATGGTCAGGAAGCACGCGAAAGGTATGGGGACAAAGCAGTTGACCAGTCTAATCAGAAAGTAAAAGGAATGACTCAAGAAGAATATAGCGCCGTTACCGGACTGGAAGCTGAGTTCAAGGAAACCATCCATGCTGCGTTTCTAACAGGAGACCCGGCAGGAGAATTAGCCCAAAGGGCCGCCGATTTACATCGCCGGTGGCTATCCTTCTTTTGGGATGGTTACAGTAAAGAAGCACATGCGGGAATCGCTCAGATGTATGTAGATGATGAACGATTTAAAGCTTACTACGATGAAAAACAGCCTGGGACTGCAGCATTTTTAAGAGAGGCAGTTCTCATTTATACAGGAATAAAATAA
- a CDS encoding polysaccharide deacetylase family protein: MLDVKTSSKKPVFNKYLLNYFRLGLLLLAIVIGLSLKTFYHKPSTTPNIPQPANSLSNRSLNNKSSESVSQLSPSTISAGPIDVIYELPVTQPVVYITIDDGWYPNQNVLNLMKQYHLPITTYLIEQAAEKHTEFWHEFVNAGGHIEDHTYSHPFLTHLSQADQISQISQPLNYFNQYGPPPDELRPPYGDFNSEVGQAAKDSGIKHIVMWDAEMKNSIFDTSSGKELKSGDIILLHWEPELDQELIKLMNIIQKKNLGVADLTQALNGEPLRISWLKTPLPVSKTTPSIRTGRTVGTSEKSVVSVAKKTLGKSAVKSKS, encoded by the coding sequence ATGTTAGACGTTAAAACAAGTTCCAAAAAGCCTGTTTTCAATAAATACCTATTAAACTACTTTCGTCTTGGTCTGTTACTTTTAGCTATAGTTATTGGCCTATCCTTGAAAACTTTCTATCATAAACCTAGTACAACACCTAATATTCCTCAACCTGCAAACTCATTATCCAATAGGTCTTTGAATAACAAGAGTTCCGAATCAGTGTCCCAACTCAGTCCCTCTACGATTTCTGCTGGGCCAATTGACGTAATCTACGAACTTCCGGTAACTCAACCAGTTGTATATATCACGATTGACGACGGCTGGTATCCTAACCAAAATGTCTTAAACCTTATGAAACAATATCATCTGCCAATAACCACCTATCTAATAGAACAGGCTGCCGAAAAGCATACTGAGTTCTGGCACGAATTCGTAAATGCCGGCGGACATATTGAAGACCATACCTATAGCCACCCATTTCTTACCCATTTATCTCAGGCTGATCAAATAAGCCAAATTTCTCAACCTCTTAATTATTTCAACCAGTACGGACCACCGCCTGATGAGTTGCGGCCACCCTATGGAGACTTCAATTCCGAAGTCGGACAAGCCGCAAAGGATTCCGGGATTAAACATATCGTGATGTGGGATGCAGAAATGAAAAACTCTATCTTTGACACAAGCAGCGGCAAAGAACTGAAATCAGGAGATATTATTCTTTTACATTGGGAACCGGAACTCGATCAGGAACTTATAAAGTTAATGAACATCATTCAAAAGAAAAATTTAGGTGTAGCTGACTTAACTCAGGCTTTGAATGGTGAGCCCCTAAGGATATCTTGGTTGAAAACTCCTCTTCCGGTCTCAAAAACCACACCCTCAATTAGAACCGGAAGAACAGTAGGTACTTCTGAAAAAAGTGTTGTGTCCGTAGCTAAAAAAACGTTGGGGAAGAGTGCTGTTAAAAGTAAAAGCTAA
- a CDS encoding IMP dehydrogenase, with the protein MAYYYENASRTFSEYLLVPNLTRTDCVPSNVNLKTPLVKFKSGEKSALELNIPFVSAIMQSVSNDSLAISLARCGGLSFIYSSQSIVEQVEMIKKVKRFKAGFVVSDANLTPQHTLKDVIQLKKRTGHSTIAITEDGSSTTKLMGLVTTRDYRISRDSLDKKVSEFMTPISKLIVGQEGISLSEANDIIWEHKLNNLPIIDKNQNLLYFVFRKDYDDHKENPSESLDSEKRFVVGAGINTRDYEERVPELVKAGADILCVDSSDGFSEWQGKTIEYIKRNYQENVKVGGGNVVDREGFMYLVNSGADFVKVGIGGGSICITREQKGIGRGQATAVIEVAKARDDYYKETGIYVPICSDGGIVHDYHIVLALAMGADFVMMGRYFARFDESPTKKIKLGSNYVKEYWGEGSNRARNWERYDLGEGDKLHFEEGVDSYVPYAGRLQDNLEGTLSKIKSTMCSCGAISIEELQRTARMTLVSSTSIIEGGAHDVILKEKNY; encoded by the coding sequence TTGGCTTATTACTATGAAAATGCATCGCGAACCTTCAGTGAGTATTTACTCGTCCCCAATTTAACAAGGACAGATTGTGTTCCAAGTAATGTTAATCTCAAAACACCCTTAGTAAAGTTTAAAAGCGGCGAAAAATCCGCTCTTGAGTTGAATATACCCTTTGTGTCTGCTATCATGCAATCGGTATCAAACGATAGTTTGGCGATTTCCTTGGCAAGATGCGGGGGGCTTTCATTTATATATTCTTCTCAATCAATAGTGGAACAAGTCGAAATGATCAAAAAGGTAAAGAGGTTTAAAGCCGGTTTTGTGGTCAGCGATGCTAATCTTACCCCACAACATACCTTGAAAGATGTTATACAATTGAAGAAACGAACCGGCCATTCAACCATTGCCATTACTGAAGATGGTTCCTCTACAACAAAATTGATGGGACTCGTAACTACCAGAGACTATCGAATCAGCCGAGATTCTCTGGATAAAAAGGTTTCCGAGTTCATGACCCCAATCTCGAAACTCATCGTAGGCCAAGAAGGCATAAGCCTAAGTGAGGCTAATGATATTATATGGGAACATAAACTCAACAATCTTCCCATTATTGACAAAAACCAAAACCTCCTCTATTTCGTGTTCCGAAAAGATTATGATGATCATAAGGAAAATCCTTCTGAATCATTAGATTCGGAAAAACGCTTCGTTGTGGGGGCCGGAATCAATACCAGAGATTATGAAGAAAGGGTTCCTGAATTAGTAAAAGCCGGCGCCGATATTTTATGCGTAGATTCATCGGACGGTTTCAGCGAATGGCAGGGAAAAACCATTGAATACATCAAACGTAATTATCAGGAAAACGTCAAAGTAGGCGGCGGCAATGTTGTTGATCGTGAGGGCTTTATGTATTTAGTGAACTCCGGCGCCGATTTTGTTAAAGTCGGAATCGGCGGAGGCTCGATCTGCATTACCCGTGAACAAAAGGGGATCGGCAGAGGCCAAGCCACTGCGGTAATCGAAGTTGCCAAAGCACGTGATGACTACTATAAAGAAACCGGCATCTATGTTCCTATCTGCTCAGACGGCGGAATTGTCCACGATTATCATATCGTTTTGGCCTTGGCCATGGGCGCAGACTTTGTCATGATGGGAAGATATTTTGCTCGCTTTGATGAAAGCCCCACCAAAAAGATAAAGCTCGGAAGCAATTACGTTAAAGAATATTGGGGCGAAGGTTCGAATCGTGCCCGCAATTGGGAAAGATATGATTTGGGAGAAGGAGACAAGCTTCATTTCGAAGAAGGCGTCGACAGTTATGTGCCTTATGCAGGCAGATTACAAGATAATTTAGAGGGCACCCTAAGCAAAATTAAATCAACGATGTGCAGCTGCGGAGCAATATCCATTGAGGAGTTACAGAGAACTGCCCGTATGACTCTTGTTTCCTCAACAAGTATTATTGAAGGCGGCGCGCATGATGTAATTCTCAAAGAGAAGAATTATTAA
- a CDS encoding thiamine-binding protein: MAKIMMAFQVLPKVEDERLFEVVDEAIAVVAASGVTYEVGPMETTMEGEPDQLWAIIRQAQDACIKAGASRVMTYIKMDYNPGKTTIEEKIKKYREK, translated from the coding sequence ATGGCTAAAATTATGATGGCATTTCAGGTATTGCCAAAAGTAGAAGACGAGAGGCTGTTTGAGGTCGTTGATGAAGCAATCGCTGTCGTCGCGGCCAGTGGTGTAACTTATGAAGTTGGTCCCATGGAGACAACCATGGAAGGTGAACCGGATCAATTATGGGCCATTATACGCCAAGCTCAGGATGCCTGTATCAAAGCCGGCGCCTCTCGTGTGATGACATATATCAAGATGGACTATAATCCCGGAAAAACAACCATTGAAGAAAAGATAAAAAAGTATCGGGAGAAATAA
- a CDS encoding ABC transporter permease: protein MPLITGRFPKRWRDNIPALVFLLICLILWQIIVNLFKLPLWLIPSPAAVMKALWNTRELLWSHTLTTLYETTAGFVLSIALGLTAGVAMVLSPLLKRMFYPLMIVSQTVPLIAVAPLLILWLGYGLLPKIVTVVLVCFFPITVSLIDGLEVSDEDLLNLLKSMGASRWQILYMIRWPNALPSFFAGLKIAATYSVMGAVIGEWLGASSGLGVYLTRSSHSFRTDQVFAAIVAITVLSLFYFALIAVIRHLALPWLHTKGE from the coding sequence ATGCCATTAATTACAGGGCGGTTCCCTAAACGATGGCGAGATAACATTCCGGCACTTGTCTTTTTGTTAATTTGTCTAATCCTTTGGCAAATCATCGTAAACTTATTTAAATTGCCTTTATGGCTCATACCCTCCCCTGCAGCTGTGATGAAAGCCCTTTGGAACACCAGAGAATTGCTATGGTCTCATACATTGACGACCCTTTATGAAACGACTGCGGGATTTGTTCTCTCAATTGCTTTGGGTTTGACAGCGGGAGTGGCAATGGTCTTATCGCCTCTGTTGAAGCGCATGTTTTATCCCTTGATGATTGTGTCCCAAACGGTACCGCTTATTGCCGTTGCTCCGCTTTTGATTCTCTGGTTGGGGTACGGTCTGCTGCCGAAAATAGTCACTGTTGTCTTGGTATGTTTCTTTCCTATTACTGTTAGTTTGATAGATGGACTAGAGGTCAGTGATGAGGACCTGCTTAATCTCCTCAAGAGTATGGGGGCAAGCCGTTGGCAGATTTTATATATGATCCGCTGGCCCAACGCATTACCGTCTTTCTTTGCAGGACTGAAGATCGCAGCAACATATAGCGTTATGGGGGCGGTGATTGGCGAGTGGCTTGGAGCAAGTTCCGGATTAGGTGTTTATTTAACGCGTTCTTCCCATTCATTTAGGACCGATCAGGTATTTGCGGCAATTGTCGCTATTACGGTATTGAGCTTGTTCTACTTTGCCTTAATCGCGGTTATAAGGCACCTTGCTTTACCCTGGTTACATACAAAGGGAGAGTGA